A portion of the Acidobacteriaceae bacterium genome contains these proteins:
- a CDS encoding quinone oxidoreductase: protein MRAIQITQTGGPEVLQLAELPQPSPANGQVLVRVQAAGINFIDVYLREGRYPQPLPAVPGLEGAGVVAEVGSGVDGFKRGDRVAWASARGSYAEYVLVAASDLIPVPEAVTLDDAAAVMLQGMTAHYLANDTYKIRTGDSVLIHAGAGGVGLLLTQMAKAAGAHVFTTVSTEQKAELSRQAGADRVINYVVENFAEVIARETAGEKLPVVYDSVGRTTFEDSLKCLQPRGLMVLFGASSGAVPPFDLIRLSQMGSLFVTRPTMKDYLRTPAELQLRSQAIFRDIAAGTLKVRIGQRYKLEDALQAHRDLEARKTTGKVLLEL from the coding sequence ATGCGAGCAATTCAGATTACCCAGACAGGTGGCCCCGAGGTTCTTCAGCTTGCGGAGCTTCCGCAACCTTCACCGGCGAACGGCCAGGTGCTGGTGCGCGTGCAGGCTGCGGGCATCAACTTCATTGATGTGTATCTGCGCGAAGGGCGTTATCCGCAGCCTCTGCCTGCTGTGCCCGGTTTGGAAGGTGCAGGCGTAGTTGCAGAGGTTGGCTCCGGGGTGGACGGCTTTAAGCGGGGCGATCGCGTCGCCTGGGCTTCGGCGCGTGGGTCGTATGCAGAGTACGTGCTGGTTGCTGCGAGTGATTTAATTCCTGTGCCTGAGGCGGTCACTCTCGATGATGCGGCTGCGGTGATGCTGCAGGGAATGACCGCGCATTATCTTGCGAACGACACGTACAAAATTCGCACGGGTGACAGCGTTCTGATTCATGCCGGAGCAGGCGGCGTGGGGCTGCTGTTGACGCAGATGGCAAAGGCCGCCGGGGCGCATGTCTTCACAACGGTTTCGACGGAGCAGAAGGCGGAGCTTTCGCGGCAGGCAGGAGCGGATCGCGTTATCAACTACGTAGTCGAGAACTTTGCGGAAGTGATTGCCCGTGAGACTGCGGGAGAAAAGCTGCCTGTGGTGTATGACTCTGTGGGGCGGACGACTTTTGAAGACTCGTTGAAGTGCCTGCAGCCGCGTGGGCTGATGGTTTTGTTCGGTGCTTCGAGTGGAGCTGTTCCACCGTTCGACCTGATTCGTCTCTCGCAGATGGGTTCGCTCTTTGTTACGCGGCCGACGATGAAGGACTACCTGCGCACGCCAGCCGAGTTGCAGTTGCGGTCGCAGGCCATCTTCCGCGATATCGCTGCGGGGACGCTGAAGGTTCGCATCGGCCAACGTTACAAGCTGGAGGACGCGTTGCAGGCGCATCGCGATCTGGAAGCGCGTAAGACGACCGGCAAGGTACTACTCGAACTGTAA
- a CDS encoding TonB-dependent receptor gives MFRSKGRFSAQLRSGRRSSRLQTLAQTTLAAAAVMAVLPSNAGAVVVRGRLTDALGKPVNRGQVKLFQNGKVEAFAFSDAEGNYEIRSAASGRFSLMGIGAGYLPAVGIEFYGSTMEVLQRDVVLSTSTVRQDVSVTATGLPTPLPQLTAPVSVIDQRELTTRVGLIDEMRQTPGVFLVQQGQTGGVGSLFVRGGPSDGNKVLIDGVTAEDVGGSFDWGTVSSTGVSQIEMYRGPNSALFGTDSQASVVSITTPRGRTAHPLLTYSGDAGNLHTWRDEVGVGGTYKKLDYFGAGSWFNTSNALPNSEYRSQTSVANFGYSFKGDTQLRGTFRQASSHEGLPGAYDFTHRAQWGKQLDQDIYASGTLENRTTFDWHNLVRYGIARKREQAEAFGTNGTLLSYPDPYSTTGGTYTGYFGDVVTVRGANGYSATSRAQIYAATPYQQDSNRDELYYQSDYVFPKHIAVLFGFRYQNERGSFNESAYDLYESTSRRNFEYNLQIQGDIKSRLFYSFGGSLQKNHLYGLAGEPRLGLAYVPVRPGSGWFHGTKLRINVSTGVQEPALALEYYSLKATLLRDGDATDAANFAQIGPERSRTLDVGIDQNILSNKLVLKAGFFHNQFSHQIEYVDNVTIGYFLKQTPPENDPNFFGAEVNSQAYRAVGAETELEWNPLNHWFVRGGYTFLATTVEQSLSSDMVALYGGYPNENSKYPGIPIGSTSPLVGGRVFRRPPHTGFFSVSYTSKRFSANLKGALASRADDSTYLGGYSPSYGNDLLLPNRNLDFGYVKLDLGGTYQLARRVSVFTQLDNLLNNQHIGPIGYPGLPLSFRAGMKFRLGGQ, from the coding sequence ATGTTTCGTTCCAAGGGCCGGTTCTCGGCCCAGTTGCGCTCCGGACGCCGCTCGTCGCGTCTTCAGACTCTTGCTCAAACAACACTGGCCGCTGCTGCGGTGATGGCCGTGCTGCCGTCCAACGCCGGTGCCGTAGTCGTTCGCGGACGCCTGACCGATGCACTCGGCAAGCCTGTGAATCGCGGACAGGTGAAGCTGTTTCAAAACGGCAAGGTAGAGGCCTTTGCGTTCTCGGACGCGGAGGGCAACTATGAGATCCGCTCCGCGGCTTCCGGCCGTTTCTCGCTGATGGGAATTGGTGCGGGTTATCTGCCCGCAGTTGGTATCGAGTTTTACGGCAGCACGATGGAGGTGCTGCAGCGCGATGTCGTTCTCTCTACTTCGACTGTGCGTCAGGATGTTTCCGTAACAGCCACTGGCTTGCCTACGCCGTTGCCGCAGTTGACGGCACCAGTGAGTGTGATTGACCAACGGGAGCTTACGACCCGCGTTGGCCTGATTGACGAAATGCGGCAGACTCCTGGTGTCTTCCTCGTACAGCAAGGGCAGACTGGTGGCGTAGGCTCCTTGTTTGTGCGTGGTGGTCCGTCGGATGGCAACAAGGTTCTTATCGATGGTGTAACGGCTGAGGACGTCGGCGGCAGTTTTGACTGGGGCACGGTTTCTTCTACTGGCGTGTCTCAGATCGAGATGTACCGTGGACCGAACAGCGCTTTGTTTGGAACCGATTCCCAGGCCAGCGTAGTGAGCATTACGACTCCAAGAGGAAGGACTGCTCACCCGTTATTGACGTACTCCGGGGACGCTGGAAACCTCCATACCTGGCGCGATGAGGTGGGCGTTGGAGGAACGTACAAGAAGCTTGACTACTTCGGTGCAGGGTCTTGGTTCAACACGTCGAATGCGCTTCCTAATTCGGAGTATCGTTCGCAGACCTCGGTCGCAAACTTTGGATACTCCTTCAAGGGCGACACGCAGTTGCGCGGAACCTTCCGTCAGGCGAGTTCACATGAAGGACTGCCGGGAGCGTACGATTTCACGCACCGTGCACAGTGGGGGAAGCAACTCGATCAGGATATTTACGCGAGTGGAACGCTAGAGAACCGCACCACTTTCGACTGGCATAACCTCGTTCGATACGGCATTGCTCGCAAGCGCGAACAGGCAGAGGCTTTCGGTACAAACGGAACGTTGCTTTCGTATCCTGACCCATACTCCACCACAGGTGGAACGTACACGGGCTACTTTGGCGATGTTGTCACGGTTCGTGGGGCCAATGGGTATAGCGCAACGAGCCGCGCACAGATCTATGCCGCAACGCCTTACCAACAGGACTCAAATCGCGACGAGCTTTACTATCAATCCGACTACGTCTTCCCGAAACACATTGCGGTGTTGTTCGGATTCCGTTATCAGAATGAGCGTGGCAGCTTTAATGAGTCTGCTTATGACCTCTACGAGAGCACGTCTCGCCGTAACTTCGAGTACAACCTGCAGATCCAGGGCGACATCAAGAGCCGACTGTTCTACTCCTTCGGTGGATCGTTGCAGAAGAACCACCTTTATGGTCTCGCTGGTGAACCGCGTCTCGGTTTGGCCTATGTTCCGGTACGCCCTGGCAGCGGCTGGTTCCACGGAACGAAGCTGCGCATCAACGTTTCCACTGGTGTGCAGGAACCGGCACTTGCTTTGGAGTACTACTCGCTGAAGGCCACTCTGCTGCGCGATGGTGATGCCACAGATGCTGCGAACTTCGCTCAAATTGGGCCAGAGCGCTCCCGTACTTTGGATGTCGGCATTGACCAGAACATTTTGAGCAACAAGCTGGTGCTGAAGGCCGGATTCTTCCATAACCAGTTTTCGCATCAGATCGAATATGTCGACAATGTCACGATCGGCTACTTCCTGAAGCAGACACCTCCCGAGAACGATCCGAACTTCTTCGGGGCAGAGGTGAACTCGCAGGCCTATCGTGCGGTTGGAGCGGAGACGGAGCTGGAGTGGAATCCGCTGAACCATTGGTTCGTTCGCGGGGGGTACACCTTCCTGGCGACCACTGTGGAGCAGTCCTTGTCCAGCGACATGGTGGCACTTTACGGCGGCTATCCGAATGAAAACTCGAAGTATCCTGGCATCCCGATTGGCAGCACATCGCCGCTGGTTGGGGGACGAGTTTTCCGTCGTCCGCCTCATACCGGATTCTTCTCGGTGTCTTACACAAGCAAACGTTTTTCAGCAAATCTGAAGGGCGCGTTGGCAAGTCGTGCGGACGATTCGACGTACCTCGGTGGTTATTCGCCAAGTTATGGCAACGATCTTCTGCTGCCGAACCGCAATCTTGACTTCGGCTATGTGAAGCTCGACCTTGGCGGAACGTACCAGCTCGCTCGCCGTGTCAGCGTCTTCACGCAGCTGGACAACCTGCTCAACAACCAGCACATTGGCCCGATCGGCTACCCTGGGCTGCCTTTGAGCTTCCGCGCTGGAATGAAATTCCGCCTCGGTGGCCAATAA
- a CDS encoding glycosyltransferase family 2 protein yields the protein MPKYSIVVPFHNEEENVTRLYDRVKDVLEHLGASFEMVFVDDGSRDRTYRLLEEIAAVDSRVLLVKLRRNFGQTSALAAGFDHATGEFVLAMDGDLQHDPSEIPLFLAKLEEGYDVVSGWRAQRRDNAVMRRLPSRIANWLMARLSGVNIHDFGTTFKAYRREVIHNIPLYGEMHRFIPALASWYGASICEVPISNPSRTAGKSHYGISRTFRVFFDLLTIRFLLKYMTRPLHLFGGVGSLGVLAGGGISIWLLADKLITRGDALSEHGPWFLIAAVLILAGIQLIGIGLLGELQVRHFFTQSQRLPYAVDRVVRMRSSEESMLR from the coding sequence GTGCCAAAGTACTCCATCGTCGTTCCGTTTCATAACGAAGAAGAGAACGTTACGCGTCTCTATGACCGTGTCAAAGATGTGCTTGAGCACCTTGGCGCAAGCTTTGAGATGGTCTTTGTCGACGATGGCTCACGCGATCGTACGTATCGGCTGCTGGAAGAGATTGCTGCGGTTGATTCGCGCGTTCTACTGGTAAAACTGCGTCGAAACTTTGGGCAAACGTCGGCCCTTGCAGCGGGGTTTGACCATGCTACGGGTGAGTTTGTTCTGGCGATGGATGGCGACCTGCAGCATGACCCCAGCGAGATTCCTTTGTTCCTGGCGAAGCTGGAAGAAGGCTACGACGTTGTGAGCGGATGGCGCGCGCAGCGGCGCGACAATGCGGTGATGCGGCGCTTGCCTTCGCGTATCGCCAACTGGCTGATGGCGCGACTGTCGGGCGTGAACATTCATGACTTTGGTACGACCTTCAAGGCGTATCGCCGCGAGGTGATCCACAACATTCCGCTCTATGGCGAGATGCACCGCTTCATCCCGGCGCTGGCAAGCTGGTACGGCGCGAGCATCTGCGAAGTGCCGATCTCGAACCCTTCGCGAACGGCAGGGAAGAGCCACTACGGCATCAGCCGCACCTTCCGCGTCTTCTTTGACCTGCTGACGATTCGCTTCCTGCTGAAGTACATGACGAGGCCTTTGCATCTTTTCGGCGGCGTCGGTTCATTGGGCGTGCTTGCGGGGGGCGGTATTTCGATCTGGCTGCTGGCCGATAAGCTCATCACACGTGGTGACGCGCTGAGTGAGCATGGCCCGTGGTTCCTGATTGCTGCAGTGCTGATTCTTGCAGGCATTCAACTTATCGGCATTGGCCTGTTGGGTGAGTTGCAGGTGCGCCACTTCTTCACGCAGTCGCAGCGTCTGCCCTATGCGGTGGACCGTGTGGTGCGGATGCGATCGAGCGAAGAAAGTATGCTCCGCTAA